One Fusobacterium ulcerans DNA segment encodes these proteins:
- a CDS encoding NCS2 family permease → MDFLEKQFKLKEHGTDVKTEILAGITTFATMAYVLATVPSMMGAAGFSKAAVLTMVIILCAVTSTAMGLVTNRPFVLGPGLGSVGVYAITMIVGEEMSPAVASGVIFWEGILFVIISFVGLRDLIVKLIPLSIKISISAGIGLFISLLGFKNAGIIVANAKKNVLGFGDLTSPAAILAVIGLVILLVLEIRKVNGGVILAIILTTIIGIPLGVTKIPTTIFAAPGSVAEMAFNIDIIGALNIKYIPFLFALFIPDFFSTFGTVIGVGAKAGLLDKDGNLPGIEKCFYVDSISTVLGSFFCMPCMTTYLESASGVEAGGKTGLTSISTSVVFLLMFLITPLALMIPAAATAPTLMLIGVKMLSGMRNINYDDATECIPAFLSVALTIFTFNVANGISAAIIVYVILKLASGRSKEVPAAMYPFAAILCYYFYTLTI, encoded by the coding sequence ATGGATTTTTTAGAGAAGCAATTTAAGCTGAAAGAACATGGAACTGATGTGAAAACTGAAATATTAGCGGGAATAACTACATTTGCAACAATGGCATATGTACTGGCAACTGTGCCATCTATGATGGGGGCAGCAGGGTTCAGCAAAGCAGCAGTTCTTACTATGGTCATCATATTATGTGCTGTAACATCTACAGCAATGGGACTTGTAACTAACAGACCATTTGTATTGGGACCAGGGCTTGGAAGTGTAGGAGTTTATGCAATAACTATGATAGTTGGAGAGGAAATGTCTCCAGCAGTGGCTTCAGGAGTTATATTCTGGGAAGGAATTTTATTTGTTATCATTTCATTTGTAGGACTTAGAGACCTTATTGTAAAACTTATTCCATTGAGTATAAAAATATCTATCAGTGCAGGTATTGGATTATTCATATCTCTCCTTGGATTTAAAAATGCTGGAATAATAGTTGCAAATGCGAAGAAGAATGTACTTGGATTTGGAGATCTTACAAGTCCAGCAGCAATTCTTGCAGTTATAGGACTTGTTATACTTTTAGTATTAGAGATAAGAAAAGTAAATGGAGGAGTTATTCTTGCAATAATTCTTACAACAATAATAGGAATCCCTTTAGGAGTTACTAAAATACCTACTACTATCTTTGCAGCTCCTGGAAGTGTTGCAGAAATGGCATTTAATATTGATATAATTGGAGCATTGAATATAAAATATATTCCGTTCTTATTTGCTCTTTTCATACCTGACTTTTTCTCTACTTTTGGAACTGTTATAGGTGTAGGAGCAAAGGCAGGGCTTTTAGATAAAGATGGAAATCTTCCAGGAATAGAAAAATGCTTCTATGTAGATTCTATTTCTACTGTATTGGGAAGCTTCTTCTGTATGCCATGTATGACTACATACTTGGAATCAGCAAGTGGAGTAGAAGCTGGAGGAAAAACAGGGCTTACTTCTATATCTACATCAGTAGTATTTTTACTTATGTTCCTGATAACACCATTAGCTTTAATGATACCAGCAGCAGCAACTGCTCCGACATTAATGCTTATTGGGGTAAAAATGCTTAGCGGAATGAGAAACATAAATTATGATGATGCTACAGAATGTATACCAGCATTTTTATCAGTGGCTTTAACAATATTTACATTTAACGTTGCAAATGGTATATCCGCAGCAATAATCGTTTATGTAATATTAAAATTAGCAAGTGGAAGAAGCAAAGAAGTACCAGCAGCTATGTATCCTTTTGCAGCAATTCTTTGCTACTATTTCTATACATTGACAATATAG